The following nucleotide sequence is from Vulpes lagopus strain Blue_001 chromosome 1, ASM1834538v1, whole genome shotgun sequence.
GTGCTTTGGATATTCATCTTGTGACTTAATTCTTTCAATAATTCTATCTCAGAAAAAGAAGTTAATGGCAAGCAAGTGTGCTACAAATACAAGTTCATGGCAAGGACACCAGTTTCCTGGTGTCCAAAAAAGCTGgacatattttgtcattttaccaATGCTGCTAATAATTCAGTCCGGAGCCCATCTATGAAGCTTAATGTGGTTCCTGGTAAGagcatttgaaattattttaaaatgtgataatcATGAGCAGggattcatttactcattcactccCTCATTCACCCATTCAATAAATAGATGTTAAGCACTTTCATGGGGCAGGCCTTGGGCTAAGGGTGGGAgatctgaaacaaacaaacaaacaaacaaacaaaccctaagCCATGTGGACTAGCCTCAGGTGTAGGGGAAAGGTGGATGTGATAGATAAGTGATCACATCTAATGTGGTAAGGGCTGAACTAGAGACCCTAAGGGTCGTCAGAAGAGGCTGCCAGGTTTGACTCTCCTGGTGATAGTGGGGAGGAAGTGATCAAGAAAGTCTTAAGGATCAAGCCCTATTTTAGTGAAGTCTGGGAGGCAAAGCACTATACTGAGCAATGCATAGTGTCTTTATGGGGCTAAGTCCCCTTTGAGGTTTCAGTGAAGGAAGGGTGTCCCCATTAGACCTGAGGACACGGCTACATTTAAAGAGTCAATCTAAAAAATAGGCTACTGTCTTTCCCATTCTTTGTCATCACTGAGCCAATATCCTTCCACATAATCTTTTCAAGGTAGGAAGTCATGGTTTATGGCCATTTCTGTAATAGCCGATGACCAAGAACTCTCCTCAGGAGCAGCATAGAGGAAAGTGAATAAAGGATTGTCCTGGGCTTTCACCAGAAGCAataccccaacccccccccccccaagaaatcTCTGTAATAGGACCTCTGATATCTGAAGGAGTCATGGCTCTGTCACCAATCATGTTTGGGTTTACTGAGGGATTTATGGTAATTATCACATGTGTTGGTAACTGAGCCCTGGACATCAAAGTAGGAAGCAATTTAGAGTTCCTTGTCTCTCTGAGTCACTGTCCCCTGACTCTACCAAGCACACTTTCTACAGGACTAGCCAAGATCATTTCTTCACTGTCCCCCATGCCTCTATCTTCATCCAGGCACTGGCATATTTGATTGATTtatctttgttctccttttttctcATACCAGGTATGATTCATCTTCCTTTACCTAGTAGAAATTACTTacatatttcaagattttatacaATGACTGAGAACTCAATTAATGCTAAATTTGTAAGTTGGTGAGAAAGGGATCTGCCCATCAGAGAATCAAGAGATGAGATGAGAGATTCTACAACAAATGTCATTTTCCTGTTCAAGTCTGGTCTTCAGTGGGTGTGAAATAGAGTCACCTCTAAGGGATGCCAGAAGGAACAAATGTTTACAAACATTGCTTAGAATATTCAGGTCATGGGTACCTGAAATTCCCActattcattatatatttgaattaagGCTGTgcttctcaaccttggctgcacacTGGAATCACTGGGGAAAGTTAGAGAAATAGCCAATGCTTAAATCCCAGCCCCAAGAGGTTCTTAGTTATTTGGGCTGGAATGAACCTGGATATTGGCATTTTCCAAGTTCCCCAGGTATTTCGAATATGCCAGAGTGGAGAATCCCTTGGATTAAGGCGTTATGTCCCTAAGATTCCAGGTAACCTGATTATCTCTTATCTGGATGAGCACACATTAAGCTCTCATGATTTTTCCATTGCTTCAATTTTACAGGCAGCAGAGAGAAGATTCCCAGGCATTGGAGGATGGGGATGAGgcatagaagaaataaattctgttAGGAAAAGCAAGTGCAGGTGAAAGTCAGATTTGTATCAAAAGCACTAAAAGGGGCTTTGGGAAATCAGGCACAAAATGAAGAAAGGGGGTAATTCTGAAGAGGTCActgaaactaaagagaaaaatgaattcaaatatcAACATTCTAGCTAGGCCTGACTGACTGTATTTTGAAGATCTTTTGTCCTCCTTTCAAATTGTcccttttatttccatgtttccAATGCAGGAAAGAACATCATGTGCCGAGATCCCATAATAGGTGTTGGGGAGCCTGGAAAAGTCATCCAGAAACTCTGCCATTTCTCAAAAGTACCAAACATCTCTGGAGGTCCTACTGGAGGGATCATAACTTACAAATGTGTAGGCTCCCAATGGGAGGTGAAGAAAAATGACTGCATCTCTGCCCCAATAAATAGTCTGCTCCAGCTGGCCAAGGTGATCCTGAAGTCTTTGACTCCAAGCTCTTGATGGGGAGATTTGTCTAGCTTATTGTATTTCTTAACAAATAGGCCGTGGGATGCTTTGTGTTGTTTCCAAagctacttttatttctttaattccaaAGAAGATGCAATCCTAgaaatgctttacatttttcttaagttCAAATATGGAGACAACAAAATATGTACTCTGCTCTGGGACCAGCTGTACCTTGACTTCTCAGTGCTGTGTTTCTATTACTTTCAAGGTGCAGGTAAAATTATCCTCTCATACCATCTCCTTTGAATAATCTTGATATCTAGCAAGCAGCTCTAATCttttcagaaatagaagaaacaaaaaataatttcatccgTGCAAACAAAATGTGCTTGGACTTTATTATAGGTCTGAGATTTCTTCCATCTTTAGAGGTAACCTTTAGTTATGAGAGATAGAATTAGCCTGGCTCTATTACTTAGAAGAGAGGTTCCTGACATGAGGtaggggaaaatttttttcttttcataaaaataaacaaatgttacCTCATACTTAAGCTGTCAAGAGTAGAGCCTCCTAAAATGCTGTCaactacaataaataaatactgatgaGGCAACTAGTGGAGTTATAGTTAATGACCTTGTTAGACAAGTGGTCCCAATGACTCTCACCATtggaaaaagaattaagaaaaaggaGTGATATTGATTTGTGTCTCATCTAATTATCTCCTGTCTCTCCTCTTGTCTTACACAAAAGTCATTAAAATACCTAttatggggacacctgagtggctcagtggttgagcgtcttccttcagctcagggcgtgatcccggggtcctgggattgagttccacatcgggttccctgcagggagcctgcttctccctctgcctatgtctctgcctctctctatgtgcaAAGCATTATTGTAGGTGCTATCAGGGTAAAGAGACCAAATCAGAATTTCATCTCTGATTTGTTAGAGGACATAATCCATTTGGGTAGTTCTGTACACATTATTTTTGCTTAGGATAATCAGGAAGCTCTGTTTGAAAGCCTTGGTCTCTGAGTTGGAGTTTGGTGAGGATACATCAGTAATATGAATTTTCCTAATCGAGAAAGATAGAAAtattataatttgaaatcaaTTTTGGGCTTTGGCCCCAATTCTAGATACTTAGATACATTTTCAATGGAAAAAGGCCCTGTTGGTCTATCATGCTCCATTAAGTTTATCtgttcaacatatatttattgaatacctactatctGCCAATTTATGACTTATACTATGTTAGACATCATAGTATATCAGAAGGAATATAATACATTTCAGATTGTTAAGGAGCTTATAATTTAACTAAAGAGATAGTGAAATTAAGACACAAGATGACATTGGTAGAAATGTCGAAAATGTAAAGTGTGTTAAACAACAAACACtttacaggggcacctgtgtggcacagcccattaagcatctgactcttggtttcagctcaggccctcATCTCAGgttcgtgagatcaagccccactttgggctctgcactgagcacggagtctgcttgagattctctctttctctccctctacccctcctgctcgtgctctcgctcttaaaaagataaataaataaatcttttaaaaacaaacaaacaaacacttatGCAGTCAGATAAAGGAACTCCCCTGGGTTGGAATACTCATCAAAGTTCTTTATGGAGAAGGTCGAATTGGAATTCATTCTTTAAGCAAGGCTTAGATAATTAGGAAACAGAAGTGTGATCATTATAGATGgggtgaccatataatttactATCCAAACAAGGACACATTTTGATAATAAAAGAGGGCATTAGTAATAATTACACTGAGACAGTGGATATAAAACAGAATTGTCTCAGGAAAATTGGGATTGAGAGTCCCCCCTCCTAAAGGTCagcaaagtaagtcagaaaaaGCAGAGTAGCAAATGTGCTTCCATTCAGACCATCAAGGGATAATCTGACTCAATTTTAATCTAGTTCCCTAGGAATCACatctactttcctttttctttaactaGTCATCAGGTTGACATGTGTTTTACTGTTTCCCTTCTATGTGTGAGGTCTTATTCTATTCTGAATAGCACACACATTAAATTAAGAGATAAGTCATCTTATAGGATATATTTATaggaatggagaagagaagaaaccaCAGACGTAAGAGATTTTCTTCATGGGTAGATCAGCAGGATTTGATGACCGGACTGATggcatgttttttgtttgtctgtttgtgtTGGCTTTTGTTTTACTAGGCTTTGACCAAGAGCCCCACTCAGGATAAGAAGCTCCCAACATACCTAAAGGATCTTTCTATTAGCACAGGCAAGGTAAAACATGAAGTCAGCTCAtttcctgggagcctgggagccatCGTTAACATCCTTGATTTGCTTTCAACAGTTACAACCCAAGTAAATTCAGAGATGATGATGGTGAGTTTGTTTAGACCTTATAGGAGCTTTGGGTCTCATCTTTTCATCCCTTGGGACTTGTGGTCAAGAAACATAACTCCTCCCCATTGCAactccttctttgtctttttcagagCAGTACTCTGGATATTAGGGTCACATAGTATGCCTTGTGCTTTGTCAGCTATGGTTTTTAGGGACACAGGGAGTGATTCTAGTATTCATCTGGGGaacttaaaaagatttctttagcGAATCTCCGTCTTAGTGTCTTCATTAAAATAGAATGAATTCTTACCTGCTTTGGAGAAAACCGGGAATTAACAGATTTTCAGAATATGTATAAGGTGGGACTCTCAGTGGTCTAGCATTAAACATGAACTTTGAAGCAATCGGGGTTCTGAGAGGAGTCACCCAGAATTCAAATGAAGAGTTCAAATGATGAGACTTCAATGAAAGGATACTTGTAGTGGTAAAGCCatggataaaaaaagcaaaacatagaaGCCAGTACTACTCTGAGGACTAAAGGGGAAAATAGAGGAAAGAGTGAGCCTACAGTGGAGGGAGAACCAGGCCTTGGAGGAGGGATTGCTAGCAAGAGCAACAGAACTATCACCAAAGATGTGCAGAAGACATCATGTGTGTatagggggtgagggggtgagggcaGTGGGTAGTAGGAAGAtatgtttcaatttctttcttctcccacccTCCCATCTCTACCAATGCTTTCCAGTGGCCAAACCTAGCCAGAAGCATCTGGCAAGCAGCTTGGGTAACAAGGGTCCAAGGAGGTTATTGGACCTCTTATAGCGAGTGCAATGAATtcccacaaactgggtggcttactgTGAGAGGAACTTACTTTTTCTCTCATGGTTCTCaaagctagaagtctgaaatcaaggtgtctgtCAGACCACGTTCCTTCCAAAGTCTCCAAGGGagactttctctgcctcttccagctctgCATAGTTCCAGCACTCTTTGGCTCAGGACTGCCTCAATATACCTCCTAACTTTGTTTTCACATGGCCTCCTCTTCCctatttgtcttttcctcttctctccctcataAAGATGCCTgacattggatttagggcccacctagGTAATCTGGGATGATTTCCTCTCAAGATCGTTCACTTAACTACATCCACAAAGtccctttctccaaataagaccACATTCACTGGATCTGGGTATTAGGACATGTTATTTCAGGGACCAGCATTCAACAAGCTACAAGGTTCATAGTTTCAGATTAAACAGGACAAGGCAAAGGAGGACAAAGAAATTAtattgagagaaagcacaaatggaAAATGACACCCAAGTTTATGGGagacaaaatcaaaatatttagcataaaaaaaaaaaacagaatgattcTTTTGCCAACAGTTTGGTGTTCAGCATTGAAGAGGGTCTTTTGAAATAACTTCGCCCTTGCTGGTAAAATATCACCTTTACAGGtttgaagtttaaaataaaataaaagttactaaATATCTCTACCAGCTTGCTGAATTGGCCttagtgggggtgggaggtggttCTTGGTAAATGTTCAATGAGGTCTCAGAGTCTTGGGGACGCATCCTCTATTAACTCCCTGCCGTAAGAGGGAGGGACACAGAGCCCCATAACCTGTGATGCCtcattattctcttcttttcctcttaccTATACCCATGCAACCAATTTCTGGGGAAAtgttactttttctctcttttatgatTGAAGGAATGTGGTTGATTTGACCCCATGCTATGTCAATTACAGAACGTTCTCTCTACGGTTAACACTGTCCTCAGCAAGCCCATGTTGAGTACCTGGAAGGTGTCCCAACAGCATCAGACCAACCAGAGCTCACAGCTACTGGATTCAGTAGAAAGATTTTCCCGAGCATTACAGACAGAAGATAGCACCTTTTTATCCATCAACCAAACTAACGTGCAGATGAGGAGCATGGTAATAAAAACTGGCCATCCAAAAACCTACAAACAGAGCTTTGTTTTCTCAGACTTGGACCTCTGGGGCAATGTGGCCATTGACAAGTGCGAGGTGGGAAGCCTGCAGCAAGATTCATCTATTGTCACCGTGGCTTTCCCAACTCTCCAAACCATCCTCACTCACGATGTTCAAGGAAAGAATTTTGCCAACAGCTTAGTGATGACAACCACTGTTAGCCACAACATAACCATGCCATTTAGGATTTCAATGACTTTTAAGAACATCAATCCTTCAGGTGGGGTACCACAATGTGTCTACTGGAATTTCAACCTTGCCAACCACACAGGGGGTTGGGATAGTAGTGGGTGTTATGTGCACAATGTCGATGGGGACAGTGTCTCCTGCGTCTGTGACCACCTAACATCATTCTCCATCCTCATGTCCCCCGACTCTCCGTACCCTGGTTCCCTCCTGGAAATACTACTGGATATCATTTCCTACATTGGGTTATGCTTTTCCATCTTGAGCTTAGCAGCCTGTCTAGTGGTGGAAGCTGTGGTGTGGAAATCAGTGACCAAGAATCGGACTTCCTATATGCGCCACACCTGCATAGTGAACATTGCAGCCTCTCTTCTGGTTGCTGACATCTGGTTCATTGTGGCTGCTGCCATCCACGACCATTTGTACCCACTCAATGAGACAGCCTGTGTGGCCGCAACCTTTTTCATCCACTTCTTCTACCTCAGCGTCTTTTTCTGGATGCTGACTCTGGGCCTCATGCTCTTCTACCGCCTGGTTTTTATCCTGCATGACACAAGCAAGTCCATTCAGAAGACTATTGCATTTTCTCTTGGCTATGGCTGCCCTCTTGTCATCTCAGTCATCACAGTGGGGGCCACCCAACCCCAAGAAGTCTACACCAGGAAGAATGCCTGCTGGCTCAACTGGGAGGATACCAAGGCCCTGCTGGCCTTTGTCATCCCAGCACTGATCATTGTGGTGGTGAACATGACCATCACGGTTGTGGTCATCTCCAAGATCCTGAGACCTTCCATTGGAGACAAGCCAAGCAAGCAGGAGAAGAGTAGCTTGTTTCAGATCAGCAAGAGCATTGGGGTCCTAACACCACTCTTGGGGCTCACCTGGGGTTTTGGTCTTGCCACTGTGTTCCAAGGAAGCAATGCTGTGTTCCATATTATATTTACACTCCTCAATGCCTTTCAGGTAAGTTCTGCAGGGCAAGGTTCTCAGGAAGTATCTGTACTGGTGTGACAAATTAATGATAGAAACACAAACACAGGTTGGAATGGGGAAGGATTTTAGTTCAGAGTAGGCCCTAGCCCTAAAGAGCGGGAATTGCAAGAACTCAATGAGCTAGAAGGGACAGATTCTTCTGCTCCCATGGAACCTTGTACCTCTTATCACCTGCATTATAATTTAGCTGCATGCATGACTTACTTTGAAAAGCCCTGAAAATACAAGTAAGAGGAAAGTCCCTTCCCTACAcaggatttttctatttatccaaCATTATCATGATGCCACCAATTATCTCCTAAATGAAAATACCACTGTTAAACCAGGTAATCTCTCTAGTTAATTTCCACAAGTATTAAATGAGCTCTATCTCTGCGAAGTCAGGGGTGGCATCTATCTTATTTATCACTATATCCCTAATAGTGCCTAAAAAAGACTTTtgcacagagtaggcactcaataactGTCTGTTAAATACTATGAATTCCATGTACCACATAGTATGTTCTCTAGAAACATTTgctggagaatgaatgaatgccctGTGTAAGGTAGACATTCTGCTCTATtataccaaaatgaaaaagacacaCTCTTTGCTCTCTTATAGCACATAACTAACTATGATACAAGCTGCATTGGTAGAAGAGCTTTAGCAGAGGTACAAGCAGCAAGGCTTTGGAGCACAAGGAAAGGAATGTTTAGTTCTGATTCAACCAGCACATGGGTGGTAATCATAGGCCCCCATGTGCTGGCGAGAAGAAATTGAGACAGTGCCCCCAATGCTCATGCCAAAGCCACACAAATCCACATTTCTGCCTTGGGGCTCATGGCTTCAAACTATAAGGCTCATGTCTAATGAAGTTTATAGTATGGCTTGACTACAAGGGGCTGATTACTTCACCCAGTGCCCCAGGTCCCTATCACAACTACGTGAGCACTACTGTAGACACAAGAGGTGTATTCGATAGCACAACCAGCAGGTCCTCCAGTCCACAAGGAGGGTGgggataaggaaataaaataatatccttaTAACATTATAATATTTACGGTCCCCTGGTGTGGACCTACTGTAACCTTTTTTATGTTACTATCtattattcattccataaatacaGATATAGGGAGAGGTAGTACAAATTCAATGCCAGGTTAATAGTACTTCCTATTTGCTGGGCAATAGAATATGATTAAAACCCACCTCTTCCCAATTCTTTTCCAGGGATTATTCATTTTGCTCTTTGGATGCCTCTGGGATCAGAAGGTAAGAACAATAACAGTTTCATGCTTCTAGAAAAGTCAGAGGTGCTTGTGGCATATTGAACTTATGATGCCTTCTTTTAAACAATTGCAGGTACAGGAAGCCTTGCTAAAGAAGTTTTCACTGTCAAGATGGTCTTCTCAGCACTCAAAGGTAAGTCTTTCCTTTGTAGAGACTATTGACAACCTCTCTCTCCACATCCAGGTCCAGCATGGATTATTCCACTGTTTGTGCTTCACACCTGATTCTGCTTATTAAAGCCAGCCACAGAACTGTCATTAAGATGCTGTCCCCCATCTTTAAAGAGGGATCAGATAGCACAGATAATACCAATTGGAGGTCAAAAGACTTCAGTGAGAGACAAGAAATCTCCTAGGGCAATATAAGGCACTAGAGAACACAATGTGAGGGATGACGATGAATAGATTTTCTGCAGCTCGTTTTGGAAAATAACTATTGCACTCAAACGTGTTTGACTGTGTTCACATGTCGGAAGATACCAAACCCTATCGAACAGCAAAACATGTATTTGATAGTTATTTTCCTAATTCTGATGAGAGTCCAGTGTTTCAAAGCGGCTTTCCTGCTCAATTTGTGTGAAGTAGAAATTCCTGCTGGTCCAGGCTCTCACTTTCAAGTGGAATGAGAGATGCAGGCAGTGACCACCAGAGGGCAGCAAACGAAACATCCTAGAGAAAACAGGGCTGTGGTTTAACGTTTGCTTTGtaattgtctttcttctctttttttagtcaACATCCCTAGGTTCATCTACACCAGTATTTTCTATGAGTTCTCCAATATCAAGAAGATTTAacaatttatttggaaaaacagGTACGTAGTGATTTCTAGGTCACTCCCTAGAGCACTTAACTTTGGGTTGACTCAAACAAACATGCCCTAATGGGGAATCTCACACCCCCACCTTCCCACTCCCCACTTTACAGCATTTACTGACAATTGCCTCATCTGGGGTAGGGGCAAGAGGTTAAATACAGGAGCTGGCTTACATTTTCCCGAACCACCAAGAGGCTGACACAGAGGGCAACTGCCTTCAGTGGGCAGCTAATAATAACTTAAGAAGGCTAAGATTTAGAGAATCTAGACAAGCCTGTGGAGAG
It contains:
- the ADGRF5 gene encoding adhesion G protein-coupled receptor F5 isoform X5, with amino-acid sequence MKSPRRTTLCFMLIVIYFSQATLNLNLESIVHPLILHEHELTEKEPLREKRAVASSSPVPAEYTVDVEISFENASFLEPIKAYVNSLSFPIPGNSTDLATNILSIEVTTVCRPAGNEIWCSCERGYRWPQEKCLHNPTCQEHDSSLAGHRCSCLKGLPPKGPFCQLQGADVTLRMSVRLNVGFQEDLKNSSSALYRSYKTDLETAFWKGYSTLPGFKLVTVTGFRPGSVVVTYEVKTTTPSPQLMHKANEQVMQNLNQTYRMDYSSFQAVTSNETKFTIIPEIIFEGDTVNMMCETDVLSSNVSWHHVERHSDIQNSSRFSVYTTVLNNMTSVSRLTIYNITQRDAGEYICKLTLDIFEYESRKKIDVTPIRILATEEMKVTCDNNPISLNCCSEINANWSTIEWKQEGKINIPGNPETDLESSCSRYTLKADGTQCPSGSAGTTGIFVCEFISTYGARGSKSIEVTFISVANLTITPDPISVSEGQNFSIKCISDVSNYDEVYWNTSAGIKIYQKFYTTRRFSDGAESVLTVKTVTREWNGTYHCIFRYKNSYSVVMKDVTVYPLPLEPNIMVDPLEATVPCKGSHHFRCCIDEDENYKVTFQVDSLSFPAEKEVNGKQVCYKYKFMARTPVSWCPKKLDIFCHFTNAANNSVRSPSMKLNVVPGKNIMCRDPIIGVGEPGKVIQKLCHFSKVPNISGGPTGGIITYKCVGSQWEVKKNDCISAPINSLLQLAKALTKSPTQDKKLPTYLKDLSISTGKVKHEVSSFPGSLGAIVNILDLLSTVTTQVNSEMMMNVLSTVNTVLSKPMLSTWKVSQQHQTNQSSQLLDSVERFSRALQTEDSTFLSINQTNVQMRSMVIKTGHPKTYKQSFVFSDLDLWGNVAIDKCEVGSLQQDSSIVTVAFPTLQTILTHDVQGKNFANSLVMTTTVSHNITMPFRISMTFKNINPSGGVPQCVYWNFNLANHTGGWDSSGCYVHNVDGDSVSCVCDHLTSFSILMSPDSPYPGSLLEILLDIISYIGLCFSILSLAACLVVEAVVWKSVTKNRTSYMRHTCIVNIAASLLVADIWFIVAAAIHDHLYPLNETACVAATFFIHFFYLSVFFWMLTLGLMLFYRLVFILHDTSKSIQKTIAFSLGYGCPLVISVITVGATQPQEVYTRKNACWLNWEDTKALLAFVIPALIIVVVNMTITVVVISKILRPSIGDKPSKQEKSSLFQISKSIGVLTPLLGLTWGFGLATVFQGSNAVFHIIFTLLNAFQGLFILLFGCLWDQKVQEALLKKFSLSRWSSQHSKSTSLGSSTPVFSMSSPISRRFNNLFGKTGTYNVSTPETTSSSLENTSSAYSLLN
- the ADGRF5 gene encoding adhesion G protein-coupled receptor F5 isoform X2 translates to MKSPRRTTLCFMLIVIYFSQATLNLNLESIVHPLILHEHELTEKEPLREKRAVASSSPVPAEYTVDVEISFENASFLEPIKAYVNSLSFPIPGNSTDLATNILSIEVTTVCRPAGNEIWCSCERGYRWPQEKCLHNPTCQEHDSSLAGHRCSCLKGLPPKGPFCQLQGDVTLRMSVRLNVGFQEDLKNSSSALYRSYKTDLETAFWKGYSTLPGFKLVTVTGFRPGSVVVTYEVKTTTPSPQLMHKANEQVMQNLNQTYRMDYSSFQAVTSNETKFTIIPEIIFEGDTVNMMCETDVLSSNVSWHHVERHSDIQNSSRFSVYTTVLNNMTSVSRLTIYNITQRDAGEYICKLTLDIFEYESRKKIDVTPIRILATEEMKVTCDNNPISLNCCSEINANWSTIEWKQEGKINIPGNPETDLESSCSRYTLKADGTQCPSGSAGTTGIFVCEFISTYGARGSKSIEVTFISVGDNSSHKGEVHEILRHDTEMSTVQSTTGNSLETSKAQEQQANLTITPDPISVSEGQNFSIKCISDVSNYDEVYWNTSAGIKIYQKFYTTRRFSDGAESVLTVKTVTREWNGTYHCIFRYKNSYSVVMKDVTVYPLPLEPNIMVDPLEATVPCKGSHHFRCCIDEDENYKVTFQVDSLSFPAEKEVNGKQVCYKYKFMARTPVSWCPKKLDIFCHFTNAANNSVRSPSMKLNVVPGKNIMCRDPIIGVGEPGKVIQKLCHFSKVPNISGGPTGGIITYKCVGSQWEVKKNDCISAPINSLLQLAKALTKSPTQDKKLPTYLKDLSISTGKVKHEVSSFPGSLGAIVNILDLLSTVTTQVNSEMMMNVLSTVNTVLSKPMLSTWKVSQQHQTNQSSQLLDSVERFSRALQTEDSTFLSINQTNVQMRSMVIKTGHPKTYKQSFVFSDLDLWGNVAIDKCEVGSLQQDSSIVTVAFPTLQTILTHDVQGKNFANSLVMTTTVSHNITMPFRISMTFKNINPSGGVPQCVYWNFNLANHTGGWDSSGCYVHNVDGDSVSCVCDHLTSFSILMSPDSPYPGSLLEILLDIISYIGLCFSILSLAACLVVEAVVWKSVTKNRTSYMRHTCIVNIAASLLVADIWFIVAAAIHDHLYPLNETACVAATFFIHFFYLSVFFWMLTLGLMLFYRLVFILHDTSKSIQKTIAFSLGYGCPLVISVITVGATQPQEVYTRKNACWLNWEDTKALLAFVIPALIIVVVNMTITVVVISKILRPSIGDKPSKQEKSSLFQISKSIGVLTPLLGLTWGFGLATVFQGSNAVFHIIFTLLNAFQGLFILLFGCLWDQKVQEALLKKFSLSRWSSQHSKSTSLGSSTPVFSMSSPISRRFNNLFGKTGTYNVSTPETTSSSLENTSSAYSLLN
- the ADGRF5 gene encoding adhesion G protein-coupled receptor F5 isoform X6 codes for the protein MKSPRRTTLCFMLIVIYFSQATLNLNLESIVHPLILHEHELTEKEPLREKRAVASSSPVPAEYTVDVEISFENASFLEPIKAYVNSLSFPIPGNSTDLATNILSIEVTTVCRPAGNEIWCSCERGYRWPQEKCLHNPTCQEHDSSLAGHRCSCLKGLPPKGPFCQLQGDVTLRMSVRLNVGFQEDLKNSSSALYRSYKTDLETAFWKGYSTLPGFKLVTVTGFRPGSVVVTYEVKTTTPSPQLMHKANEQVMQNLNQTYRMDYSSFQAVTSNETKFTIIPEIIFEGDTVNMMCETDVLSSNVSWHHVERHSDIQNSSRFSVYTTVLNNMTSVSRLTIYNITQRDAGEYICKLTLDIFEYESRKKIDVTPIRILATEEMKVTCDNNPISLNCCSEINANWSTIEWKQEGKINIPGNPETDLESSCSRYTLKADGTQCPSGSAGTTGIFVCEFISTYGARGSKSIEVTFISVANLTITPDPISVSEGQNFSIKCISDVSNYDEVYWNTSAGIKIYQKFYTTRRFSDGAESVLTVKTVTREWNGTYHCIFRYKNSYSVVMKDVTVYPLPLEPNIMVDPLEATVPCKGSHHFRCCIDEDENYKVTFQVDSLSFPAEKEVNGKQVCYKYKFMARTPVSWCPKKLDIFCHFTNAANNSVRSPSMKLNVVPGKNIMCRDPIIGVGEPGKVIQKLCHFSKVPNISGGPTGGIITYKCVGSQWEVKKNDCISAPINSLLQLAKALTKSPTQDKKLPTYLKDLSISTGKVKHEVSSFPGSLGAIVNILDLLSTVTTQVNSEMMMNVLSTVNTVLSKPMLSTWKVSQQHQTNQSSQLLDSVERFSRALQTEDSTFLSINQTNVQMRSMVIKTGHPKTYKQSFVFSDLDLWGNVAIDKCEVGSLQQDSSIVTVAFPTLQTILTHDVQGKNFANSLVMTTTVSHNITMPFRISMTFKNINPSGGVPQCVYWNFNLANHTGGWDSSGCYVHNVDGDSVSCVCDHLTSFSILMSPDSPYPGSLLEILLDIISYIGLCFSILSLAACLVVEAVVWKSVTKNRTSYMRHTCIVNIAASLLVADIWFIVAAAIHDHLYPLNETACVAATFFIHFFYLSVFFWMLTLGLMLFYRLVFILHDTSKSIQKTIAFSLGYGCPLVISVITVGATQPQEVYTRKNACWLNWEDTKALLAFVIPALIIVVVNMTITVVVISKILRPSIGDKPSKQEKSSLFQISKSIGVLTPLLGLTWGFGLATVFQGSNAVFHIIFTLLNAFQGLFILLFGCLWDQKVQEALLKKFSLSRWSSQHSKSTSLGSSTPVFSMSSPISRRFNNLFGKTGTYNVSTPETTSSSLENTSSAYSLLN